The window CGCTTATCCGATGCCGCTCCCGCACATTTCTGGTTCCGACATCGCCGGCGTGGTGCAGCAAATCGGGTCTCACGTGGACGGGGTGGCCGAGGGAGAACGTGTCTACGTGTCTCCTGGGATCGGCTGCGGCCGTTGCGAGCAGTGTGTGGGCGGTCGTGACAACATGTGCCGGTCTTACGGGTTGATCGGAGCGATGTGCCATGGCGGGTATGCGGAATATGTGAAGGTGCCCGCGAGAAATGTGCATCCGATTCCCGGCGCCTTGTCCTTTGAACAGGCGGCGGCATTTCCGCTGGTGTCCGTCACCGCCTGGCATATGCTGTTCGGGTTGGCCGACTTGCGCCCAGGCGAAGAGGTCTTGATCATGGGCGCGGGCAGCGGCGTCGGGCATATGGCGATTCAAATGGCCAAATTCGCCGGCGCCCGCGTGTTCACCACGGTCGGCAGTGATGAGAAAATCGCCAAAGCCAAGGCACTGGGCGCCGATGAAGTCATCAATCACAGCCGCGAGCAGGTTAATCAGCGGGTGCGTGACCTGACACAGCGCCGCGGCGTGGATGTGGTGATCGAGCACATCGGTCCGGAGGTGTGGACGCAGTGCATCGATTCGTTGGCCAAGGGGGGGCGACTGGTCACCTGCGGTGCGACGACGGGGGCGGAGGTCAAGCTCGACTTGCGCTACGTGTATTCGCGACAGCTGACGATCAAGGGCTCGTACATGGGCTCGCAGAGTGAGTTGTTGAAAGCCGCACACCTGGTCGGTGAAGGCAAGTTGCGGCCGGTCATCGATCGGACGTTTCCACTGTCTGAGGCAAAAGCCGCGCAAGAATATCTTTTGAATCGGAAATTTTTTGGTAAGATCGTGCTGACTGTTTCGTAGTCGGCTTTATTATCGGTTCTGATGTCCCAACGGGCAGAAAGGTATGTGGTATGGCAACTGTTTCACAAATCATGAACAAGAAACCTCAAAGCGTCG is drawn from Nitrospira sp. and contains these coding sequences:
- a CDS encoding zinc-binding dehydrogenase; translated protein: MNAVVFHEHGGPGKLQYQEMPMPTIGLDEVLVRVKACALNHLDIWIRQGSPAYPMPLPHISGSDIAGVVQQIGSHVDGVAEGERVYVSPGIGCGRCEQCVGGRDNMCRSYGLIGAMCHGGYAEYVKVPARNVHPIPGALSFEQAAAFPLVSVTAWHMLFGLADLRPGEEVLIMGAGSGVGHMAIQMAKFAGARVFTTVGSDEKIAKAKALGADEVINHSREQVNQRVRDLTQRRGVDVVIEHIGPEVWTQCIDSLAKGGRLVTCGATTGAEVKLDLRYVYSRQLTIKGSYMGSQSELLKAAHLVGEGKLRPVIDRTFPLSEAKAAQEYLLNRKFFGKIVLTVS